In a genomic window of Halalkalicoccus subterraneus:
- a CDS encoding DUF456 domain-containing protein, whose amino-acid sequence MVEVAFALAIALLVCGVIGSIVPLVPGALLSLAGIYGYWWATGYTEPGAIFLVAATVLGLAAFGLDYLASAISARAGGAGWRTTALAAVVGLVLLVTTGPIGMLVGVAGVVFVMEFERSGDLEASARNALYTALGTLASEAIQVLLTGALLVGFLLAV is encoded by the coding sequence CCTTCGCGCTCGCGATCGCGTTGCTCGTCTGTGGGGTGATCGGGAGCATCGTCCCGCTGGTTCCCGGTGCGTTGCTCTCGCTTGCGGGGATCTACGGCTACTGGTGGGCCACGGGCTACACCGAACCCGGCGCGATATTCCTCGTTGCGGCGACGGTGCTCGGGCTCGCGGCGTTCGGGTTGGATTACCTCGCGAGCGCGATCTCGGCGAGGGCGGGCGGGGCTGGCTGGCGAACGACCGCCCTCGCCGCGGTCGTCGGGCTCGTATTGCTCGTGACGACGGGTCCCATCGGGATGTTGGTCGGCGTCGCGGGCGTGGTGTTCGTCATGGAGTTCGAGCGCTCGGGCGACCTCGAAGCGAGCGCACGCAACGCCCTCTACACCGCGCTCGGCACCCTCGCCTCCGAGGCGATCCAGGTGCTACTGACGGGCGCGTTGCTCGTGGGTTTCCTGCTTGCCGTGTAG